From Aspergillus fumigatus Af293 chromosome 3, whole genome shotgun sequence, a single genomic window includes:
- a CDS encoding extracellular proline-rich protein: MKLSIAATLGFLGCALALPAPAARETDLPFPFPAGGSGTGSGSLPFPIPSGAPSGFPFPIPSGLPHGFPTDFPFPIPSGLPTGFPFPIPSGFPTGSGSGGFPGFPGLGGSGDYEKREEAHHSRPKPSGVFPGWPWPWPWPKPTGGFPGWPKPTGTPSFPPGGSPTGGFPGFPSITPTPTPSATPSGFPFRG, encoded by the coding sequence ATGAAGCTCTCCATTGCAGCAACATTGGGCTTTTTGGGCTGTGCCCTCGCCTTGCCCGCCCCTGCTGCCAGGGAGACCGACCTGCCATTCCCCTTCCCAGCTGGTGGCTCTGGCACTGGGTCTGGCAGTCTTCCATTCCCTATTCCTTCAGGCGCTCCTAGCGGCTTTCCGTTCCCTATTCCTTCGGGTCTACCTCACGGCTTTCCAACTGATTTTCCGTTCCCTATTCCGTCCGGCTTGCCCACTGGGTTCCCATTCCCTATCCCATCCGGCTTCCCCACTGGATCCGGCTCCGGCGGTTTCCCCGGCTTCCCCGGCCTAGGCGGTAGCGGCGACTACGAAAAGCGCGAGGAAGCTCATCACAGTCGCCCCAAGCCATCTGGCGTCTTCCCCGGATGGCcgtggccatggccatggccgAAGCCCACTGGTGGCTTCCCTGGATGGCCAAAGCCGACTGGCactccttccttccctccTGGAGGCAGCCCCACCGGCGGCTTCCCAGGCTTCCCAAGCATCACACCAACGCCTACGCCCAGCGCAACTCCTTCCGGCTTCCCCTTCAGGGGCTGA
- a CDS encoding putative C6 transcription factor, translated as MTEFQQKMGPPDPEQPQPPEQRVRKRRRRTMACTQCRSRKLRCDREYPTCGRCLKSKTPTKCTYEDGFLWQQPNTVASPVFSDRGSTVLAQMPRVDRAPALTTPDSGISSLPPRSQPPPLPSTPQCRHGEEKRSFLETVLGAPKAGVNQEPYVNTEVLQRPRHPPESRHEAQRQPLEDDDELASPSQQLDILPRIMMRGKETKTRFNGSGILANLIAQFPDIRSFAEEVRLSSPNLTQLRFDLERVKRGLWKRKPLNESFPVPDTKSLIDMLPSRRTVDELVVLYLTCIESTHRILHVPSFLKELDEFWAQKDNPALVSTGFVVQLLLVLACAWNLADFDTLQLKNEASLKCYTPVEWVLHVEKWLDNAHIKRPEITALRIQILLIIAQNGFGMKRSHAWLATGTLVKQAMIAGYHRDPSRYTKISVFNKEMRRRIWTTIVELDLQVALERGMPPSVQESDYDTAPASNINDNEIQETSTELPRERPLHEITDSSFQAVLTQSLPLRLKACSLMHSPRISCRYEEIQRLDWELGRHLQKIPAWPTAQNDDCQSKNKVTLLKSLLETKIAHSLLSVHTPFAIEAPREPLFAPSARSRLEVATLILSNQKRLHETSKQLSLCNFGEWTVQAFCTVCQILHAGSSTHTSSPTFLTHTLPGLPESLVSLLEMVLASVETRLLLVVKGAKEYFFMSTLLALVKAKLWPAQANVFKQEVVDRVIYFAQTLFSRHANCAHLGDRGQGCFGTDQVNAGRLPLAVVHSADTPFSSRSLVWHLVLVWRFLLPQI; from the exons GAGGCGCAGACGCACTATGGCCTGCACGCAATGTCGCAGCAGAAAGCTCCGTTGCGATCGTGAATATCCCACATGCGGCCGATGTCTGAAGAGCAAAACCCCTACCAAATGCACCTATGAGGATGGCTTCCTGTGGCAGCAACCCAATACAGTTGCATCGCCCGTCTTCTCCGACCGAGGTTCCACAGTACTGGCTCAGATGCCCCGAGTCGATCGGGCGCCCGCACTCACAACCCCGGACTCGGGGATAAGCAGTCTGCCGCCTCGGtcacaaccaccaccattGCCCTCTACACCGCAGTGCCgtcatggagaagagaaacgaAGCTTTCTCGAGACTGTTCTCGGAGCCCCCAAGGCGGGTGTCAACCAGGAACCGTATGTGAACACCGAAGTGCTGCAGCGGCCCCGGCATCCTCCTGAGAGCCGGCACGAGGCACAGCGACAACCgttggaagatgacgacgagcTTGCATCTCCTTCGCAGCAGCTAGATATCCTACCGCGTATAATGATGCGAGGGAAGGAGACCAAAACTCGGTTCAATGGGTCAGGCATACTTGCCAACTTGATCGCGCAG TTCCCAGACATCAGGTCATTTGCGGAGGAGGTGCGACTGTCGAGTCCGAACCTTACACAGCTCCGCTTCGACCTGGAAAGGGTAAAGCGGGGACTGTGGAAAAGAAAGCCGTTGAATGAGTCGTTTCCGGTGCCGGACACAAAGTCGCTCATCGACATGCTACCCTCCCGTCGAACAGTTGATGAACTAGTAGTCTTGTATCTGACCTGTATCGAGTCCACCCATCGCATCCTTCACGTCCCGTCGTTTCTCAAGGAGCTGGACGAGTTCTGGGCGCAGAAGGACAATCCCGCTTTGGTATCAACTGGCTTTGTCGTGCAACTCCTCCTAGTTCTTGCCTGCGCTTGGAATCTAGCAGACTTTGATACCCTCCAGCTGAAGAACGAAGCTAGCCTCAAGTGCTATACTCCGGTCGAGTGGGTTTTGCACGTCGAAAAGTGGCTGGATAACGCGCATATCAAACGGCCAGAGATTACGGCTCTCAGAATACAGATCCTCCTGATCATTGCCCAAAATGGTTTCGGGATGAAACGGAGCCATGCCTGGCTTGCTACGGGAACGCTGGTCAAACAGGCCATGATAGCTGGATATCACCGCGATCCTAGCCGGTACACCAAGATCTCCGTCTTCAATAAGGAGATGCGCAGACGAATCTGGACGACCATTGTCGAACTCGATCTTCAGGTTGCCCTTGAGCGGGGAATGCCCCCCTCGGTTCAAGAATCGGACTATGATACAGCTCCGGCCTCGAACATCAACGACAATGAAATTCAGGAGACCAGTACAGAGCTTCCCAGAGAGAGGCCGCTCCATGAAATAACCGATTCGTCCTTCCAGGCGGTCCTCACGCAATCACTCCCATTGCGTCTCAAAGCGTGCTCTCTGATGCATTCTCCTCGGATCAGCTGCCGCTACGAGGAGATTCAACGTCTGGACTGGGAGCTCGGAAGACATCTTCAGAAGATCCCGGCTTGGCCGACTGCACAGAATGACGACTGTCAGAGCAAGAACAAAGTTACTCTACTCAAATCGCTCCTGGAAACGAAAATTGCTCACAGTCTTCTCTCCGTTCATACCCCCTTCGCAATCGAAGCCCCACGGGAGCCGCTCTTTGCACCCTCCGCCCGATCACGCCTAGAGGTTGCCACCCTCATCCTTTCCAACCAAAAGCGCCTTCATGAAACGTCGAAACAATTGTCTCTTTGTAATTTTGGGGAGTGGACAGTGCAGGCATTCTGTACAGTTTGTCAGATATTGCACGCAGGAAGTAGCACCCACA CATCTTCTCCTACTTTCCTCACACACACGCTACCGGGGCTTCCCGAATCCCTCGTCTCGTTGCTCGAGATGGTCTTGGCCTCTGTTGAGAcgcggcttcttcttgtggTCAAGGGAGCAAAGGAGTACTTCTTCATGTCGACGCTCCTGGCGTTGGTCAAGGCGAAATTGTGGCCGGCTCAGGCGAATGTCTTTAAACAAGAGGTTGTCGACCGCGTGATCTATTTTGCGCAAACCCTCTTTTCGCGACATGCCAATTGCGCTCACTTGGGCGACCGAGGGCAGGGCTGCTTTGGAACAGACCAGGTTAATGCTGGCCGCCTCCCACTTGCTGTCGTCCACTCCGCTGACAcacccttctcttccaggtcCCTAGTTTGGCATCTGGTCCTGGTATGGCGTTTCCTCTTGCCGCAGATCTAA
- a CDS encoding putative MFS transporter — protein MTTTTMSTKAEGQVEHIDHRDEVLKPTPQYDKFGSAAKTDPREIALVRKIDLYMMPILWLMYFLNFLDRNAMVNGKLNNLSKDLHLQGTQYSTCVSILFVGYLLGQVPSNMLLNRVRPSWYMAGFMMVWAIISTLTCLVKDYHGMLVCRLLLGIVEAPFYPGALFMISLFYNRKEATTRMAILYTGNMLASSFSGLIAAGIFAGLDGVHGLAGWRWLFLVQGITTFAVAIAAFFLLPNSPLKTRWLSPEERQMAYDRIARDTTQKENRTSPWKGLREACIDYRTWLFALQCNLHLSANGFKNFMPTVVKTLGFNSTITLVLTCPPYLVATFASVIVSWSSGHFNERTWHITISKLLAIIGFAVACSTLNIAARYFAMILFVGATYGVNNINLAWTAATLGQTDEKKAVAIAITNTLGNLASVYTPYLWPDADAPRFSKAMYCSIGFSAGVIATAWVMRWILMRANRRIRAMDSEAINFYAY, from the exons ATGACTACTACCACTATGAGTACCAAAGCCGAAGGGCAGGTCGAGCACATCGACCACCGTGACGAGGTGTTGAAGCCGACTCCTCAGTATGACAAGTTTGGCTCCGCCGCCAAAACCGACCCCCGAGAGATTGCTCTTGTGAGAAAGATTGACCTGTACATGATG CCCATTCTCTGGCTGATGTACTTTCTCAACTTCCTTGACCGAAACGCCATGGTCAATGGCAAGCTCAACAACCTGTCTAAAGACCTGCATCTTCAGGGAACGCAGTACAGCACCTGCGTAAGCATCCTCTTTGTCGG TTACCTCTTAGGCCAGGTCCCGTCCAACATGCTCCTCAACCGTGTCCGGCCATCGTGGTACATGGCCGGGTTCATGATGGTGTGGGCAATTATCTCTACCCTCACCTGCCTTGTCAAAGACTACCACGGCATGCTTGTATGTCGCCTCTTGCTTGGGATCGTCGAGGCCCCGTTCTACCCGGGGGCCCTCTTCATGATCAGTCTGTTCTATAACCGCAAAGAAGCCACCACCCGCATGGCCATCCTATACACAGGAAATATGCTGGCAAGTTCATTCTCCGGACTCATCGCCGCGGGCATCTTTGCCGGACTAGACGGCGTCCACGGCCTGGCCGGCTGGAGATGGCTGTTTCTCGTCCAAGGCATAACCACGTTCGCCGTGGCCATTGCCGCGTTCTTCCTGCTTCCCAACTCGCCGCTGAAGACCCGGTGGCTGAGCCCAGAGGAGCGCCAAATGGCATACGACCGGATTGCCCGCGACACCACGCAGAAAGAGAACCGCACGAGCCCTTGGAAGGGTCTCCGCGAAGCATGCATCGACTACCGCACCTGGCTGTTTGCCCTCCAGTGCAATCTCCACCTGTCCGCCAACGGCTTCAAGAACTTCATGCCAACGGTCGTCAAAACTCTCGGGTTCAACTCCACCATCACCCTCGTCCTTACCTGCCCTCCGTACCTCGTGGCCACATTCGCCTCCGTCATCGTCTCCTGGTCCTCCGGCCACTTCAACGAACGCACCTGGcacatcaccatctccaagCTGCTCGCGATTATTGGGTTCGCCGTCGCCTGCAGCACCCTCAACATCGCAGCCCGCTACTTCGCCATGATTCTCTTCGTGGGGGCAACCTACGGCGTCAACAATATCAACCTCGCCTGGACCGCAGCCACGCTAGGGCAAaccgacgagaagaaggccgtggccatcgccatcaccaaTACATTGGGGAATCTGGCGAGCGTGTACACGCCCTATCTGTGGCCGGATGCGGATGCGCCGCGTTTCTCCAAGGCCATGTACTGCAGCATTGGGTTCTCAGCGGGTGTGATCGCGACGGCTTGGGTGATGCGGTGGATTCTCATGCGGGCGAACCGGCGCATTCGGGCTATGGACTCGGAAGCGATCAATTTCTATGCTTATTAG
- a CDS encoding aldo/keto reductase, with the protein MALPTSYPLKTGDSIPAIGLGTWQSKPNEVKEAVCTALKAGYRHIDAAAVYGNEKEVGEGIKLSGVPREEIFITSKLWNTHHEPEHVEGALDQTLRDLQVDYINLYLIHWPVSFRYSTSTNQPVDAETGLVDVIDVPLKDTWAAMEKLVDKGKVRSIGVSNFTRQRIEELMTTARIPPAVNQIEAHPYLQQRDLLEWSTQQGIVITAYSPLGNNIYNIPRAVHDPTVIQVAKELGKTPAQVLISWAIQRGTSVVPKSVTAERIKSNLEVFVLPEHAFERIQALDRHLRMNFPARLGVDIFGEVGEESARQSALEWARQQKMQAK; encoded by the exons ATGGCCCTACCTACATCCTATCCCCTCAAAACAGGCGACAGCATCCCAGCCATTGGCCTGGGAACATGGCAGTCCAAGCCCAACGAGGTCAAAGAGGCCGTCTGCACAGCTTTGAAAGCTGGATACCGTCACATTGACGCTGCAGCCGTCTACGGCAATGAGAAGGAAGTCGGAGAGGGAATCAAATTATCCGGTGTTCCCCGAGAAGAGATCTTT ATCACCAGTAAATTATGGAACACACACCACGAACCCGAACACGTCGAGGGGGCGCTCGATCAAACACTCCGCGATCTCCAAGTCGACTATATCAATCTCTACCTGATCCATTGGCCGGTTTCGTTTCGGTACTCGACATCAACGAATCAGCCTGTGGATGCTGAAACCGGGCTGGTCGATGTCATCGACGTTCCGCTCAAGGATACCTGGGCTGCGATGGAGAAGCTCGTGGACAAGGGGAAGGTGCGCTCCATTGGAGTGAGCAATTTCACTCGGCAGCGGATTGAGGAGTTGATGACTAC GGCTCGTATTCCACCCGCTGTCAACCAGATCGAAGCGCACCCCTATCTCCAGCAGAGGGATTTGCTCGAGTGGTCCACGCAACAG GGAATCGTCATCACCGCTTACTCGCCTCTCGGGAACAATATCTACAACATCCCTCG GGCTGTCCATGATCCAACCGTCATTCAGGTGGCCAAAGAGCTAGGCAAAACGCCCGCGCAGGTGCTGATCAGCTGGGCCATTCAGCGCGGGACATCGGTCGTGCCCAAGTCAGTGACCGCGGAGAGAATCAAAAGTAATCTCGAGG TGTTCGTCTTACCCGAACATGCATTCGAGAGAATCCAGGCGTTGGACCGCCACCTGCGGATGAATTTCCCGGCTAGACTGGGAGTCGATATCTTTGGTGAAGTGGGCGAGGAATCGGCCAGGCAGAGTGCGTTGGAGTGGGCTAGACAGCAGAAGATGCAGGCAAAGTGA
- a CDS encoding endonuclease/exonuclease/phosphatase family protein, whose product MKTKATSLFLCVSALVSSISALTISRINGNKYLSPYAGETVSNIQGLVTAKGPSGFYLRSTTPDDDDATSESIYVYGSTAVSKVSVGDIISLSGKVSEYRSSASYVYLTELTSPSAISVVSRGNAVVPVVVGKGGRAPPTEQFSVLDGGDVLAVPNNVSTVSKTNPVLRPGTYGMDFWESLSGELVRVSNVRAIARPNSYGDTWVRGDWKVSGENERGGLTMREKDSNPEAVIVGSPLDGSKNPTDTKLGDLVGDITGVITTAYGYYVLLPLTALTVTGSNTTAAAPTDLESAGTCGGVTVGSYNVNNLAPNSTTLPKIAQHIAQYLKSPTLVFLQEIQDDDGPTDDGVVSANKTLSTLVQSIADQGGIRYSFVDIAPVNKEDGGQPGGNIRVAYLYDPSVIRLRDANPGSNTDANEVLPGPELKYNPGLIDPSNNAWLNSRKPLAAAWETLDGKNKFFTVNVHFTSKGGGSSIEGDARPPVNGGVATREAQAKLVAEFTSSILAEDSTAKIIVSGDFNEFTFAQPLETFLAESGLEDLDEVAGIAATERYTYLYDMNCQQLDHMFVSPALATGAQMHHLHVNTWVSFDDQASDHDPTVALLNVCS is encoded by the exons ATGAAGACAAAAGCAACctccctcttcctctgcgTCTCGGCGCTTGTATCCTCAATCTCTGCCCTCACCATCAGCCGAATCAATGGAAACAAATACCTCTCGCCCTACGCCGGCGAAACCGTCTCCAATATCCAAGGCCTGGTAACAGCCAAAGGCCCCTCTGGCTTTTACCTACGGTCAACAACCccagacgacgacgacgccACCTCGGAATCCATCTACGTCTACGGCAGCACCGCTGTCTCCAAAGTCTCCGTCGGCGACATCATCTCCCTTTCGGGGAAAGTCTCCGAGTACCGCTCCTCGGCCTCATACGTGTATCTAACGGAACTCACCTCGCCATCTGCCATCTCCGTCGTCTCGCGCGGGAATGCCGTCGTGCCCGTGGTGGTCGGCAAGGGCGGCCGGGCCCCTCCGACGGAGCAGTTCTCCGTGCTGGACGGCGGGGATGTGCTTGCTGTGCCGAATAATGTGAGCACAGTCAGCAAGACGAATCCAGTGCTGCGGCCGGGGACGTACGGGATGGACTTTTGGGAGAGTCTGAGCGGGGAGTTGGTGAGGGTGTCGAACGTAAGGGCGATTGCGAGGCCGAATTCGTACGGTGATACGTGGGTGCGTGGGGATTGGAAGGTAAGTGGGGAGAATGAGAGGGGTGGGTTGACGATGCGGGAGAAGG ACTCGAACCCCGAGGCTGTCATTGTTGGGTCGCCGCTGGATGGTAGTAAAAATCCTACTGATACCAAGCTGGGGGATTTGGTTGGGGATATCACAGGCGTGATCACGACGGCGTACGGGTACTATGTGCTGCTGCCCCTGACAGCCTTGACTGTTACGGGGTCAAACACGACGGCTGCTGCTCCTACAGATTTGGAGTCTGCTGGAACATGCGGTGGTGTGACGGTTGGCTCGTACAATGTCAACAACCTGGCTCCCAACTCGACGACGCTGCCCAAGATCGCGCAGCATATTGCGCAGTACCTGAAGAGTCCGACGCTGGTCTTTCTGCAAGAAatccaggatgatgacgGGCCGACTGATGACGGCG TGGTATCCGCCAACAAGACGCTCTCGACCCTCGTGCAGTCCATCGCCGACCAAGGCGGCATCCGGTACTCGTTTGTCGATATTGCCCCGGTCAACAAGGAAGACGGCGGCCAGCCAGGCGGGAATATCCGCGTCGCCTACCTGTACGATCCGTCTGTGATTCGCCTGCGTGACGCCAACCCTGGCTCCAACACCGATGCCAATGAGGTCCTCCCCGGCCCCGAACTCAAGTATAACCCTGGCCTGATCGACCCGTCCAACAACGCGTGGCTCAACAGTCGCAAGCCGCTAGCCGCAGCCTGGGAAACGCTCGACGGCAAGAACAAGTTCTTCACGGTGAATGTGCACTTCACCAGTAAGGGCGGTGGATCGTCAATTGAGGGCGATGCCCGGCCGCCAGTCAACGGAGGCGTTGCCACACGCGAGGCGCAGGCCAAGCTCGTTGCT GAATTTACATCGTCCATCCTAGCCGAAGACTCCACCGCCAAGATCATTGTTTCCGGCGACTTTAACGAGTTCACCTTTGCACAGCCGCTTGAAACGTTCCTGGCTGAATCTGGGTTGGAGGATCTCGACGAGGTCGCTGGGATTGCAGCCACGGAGCGGTACACGTATCTGTACGATATGAACTGCCAACAGCTGGACCACATGTTTGTGAGCCCGGCGCTGGCAACAGGAGCGCAGATGCACCATCTGCATGTCAACACCTGGGTTTCGTTCGACGACCAGGCAAGCGACCATGATCCTACGGTGGCGTTGCTGAACGTGTGTAGCTAG
- a CDS encoding SDR family NAD(P)-dependent oxidoreductase, with translation MDSVKNKVYAVTGVAGIGLAVAQQLHARGARLSLADIDANALTSAFAKLGSDSETVLTTVVDVGSSTSVDAWIEATVQKFGRLDGAANMAGTIGRKHGVGKLVEQDDEEWDFLLRVNLTGTMYCLRAEVRSIAATAGEGSIVNAASIQGVRGFALHAAYSTTKHGVVGLTKSVAKEVGPAIRVNAIAPGSIQTPLLDKARDIQGTLNAMPTIIPRIGTADEVAQSVLFLLSDASSYTTGLVLNVDGGWDP, from the exons ATGGACTCCGTCAAAAACAAAGTTTACGCCGTCACTGGCGTCGCAGGGATCGGCCTAGCCGTCGCACAGCAACTACACGCTCGCGGCGCGCGCCTCTCCCTCGCAGACATCGACGCCAACGCTCTAACCAGCGCATTCGCAAAACTCGGCTCCGACAGCGAGACGGTTCTGACAACAGTCGTGGATGTGGGGTCCTCCACGTCCGTGGATGCGTGGATCGAGGCCACGGTGCAGAAGTTCGGGCGCCTGGACGGCGCGGCGAACATGGCGGGGACGATTGGGCGGAAGCATGGGGTGGGCAAGCTCGTGGagcaggatgatgaggagtGGGATTTTCTGCTTAGGGTGAATCTCACGGGGACGATGTACTGCCTGCGGGCGGAGGTAAGGAGTATTGCGGCGACGGCGGGGGAGGGCAGTATTGTCAATGCAGCGAGTATTCAGGGGGTGAGGGGGTTCGCGCTGCATGCGGCGTATTCGACGACGAAGCATGGGGTTGTGGGGTTGACGAAGAGTGTGGCGAAGGAGGTTGGCCCGGCTATTAGGGTTAATGCGATTGCTCC TGGGAGTATCCAGACGCCGTTGCTTGACAAGGCTCGTGATATTCAGGGCACGTTGAATGCTATGCCCACGATCATCCCGCGCATTGGGACGGCAGATGAAGTCGCGCAGTCGGTGCTGTTTCTGCTGAGTGATGCCTCGTCGTATACGACTGGCTTGGTACTGAATGTCGACGGTGGTTGGGATCCTTGA